A stretch of Candidatus Zixiibacteriota bacterium DNA encodes these proteins:
- a CDS encoding peptidase C39 family protein, with the protein TYRLHQDRSPHWVVVTGFDRHNIYYHDPYKNFYEHGSKEAQNIRIPVAEFHLVRRYGKDVNRNVIIIEGIKKLSRHSSAAG; encoded by the coding sequence TACCTATCGCCTGCATCAGGACCGCTCGCCGCACTGGGTGGTGGTCACCGGCTTCGACCGCCATAATATCTATTATCACGACCCCTATAAAAATTTCTATGAGCACGGCAGCAAAGAGGCCCAGAATATCCGCATCCCGGTTGCGGAATTTCACCTCGTCCGCCGCTACGGCAAAGACGTCAACCGCAATGTCATCATAATCGAGGGGATTAAGAAACTGTCCCGGCATTCCTCCGCCGCCGGTTAA